A genome region from Homalodisca vitripennis isolate AUS2020 unplaced genomic scaffold, UT_GWSS_2.1 ScUCBcl_2032;HRSCAF=6388, whole genome shotgun sequence includes the following:
- the LOC124371824 gene encoding uncharacterized protein LOC124371824 has product MAKLQLSAELELWYSKWSRGDPNNLPKSKSSADVLQSCDKEAYQLINHLLVILTTLPVSNATPERSFSGLRRLKTWLRSTMRQDRLTGLALMLTHRDVNVDIEKVIDRFAKTRGGKHRLEFALD; this is encoded by the coding sequence ATGGCAAAACTGCAGCTCAGCGCCGAATTGGAATTATGGTACAGTAAGTGGTCGAGAGGGGATCCAAACAACTTACCAAAGTCAAAGTCATCTGCAGATGTTCTTCAATCTTGCGATAAGGAGGCATACCAGTTAATTAACCACCTCTTAGTTATTTTGACTACCCTCCCTGTGAGCAACGCAACCCCAGAAAGGTCATTTTCAGGATTGAGGCGTCTTAAGACGTGGCTAAGAAGCACAATGCGCCAAGACCGCTTAACTGGATTGGCCCTCATGCTTACGCACAGAGAtgttaatgtagatattgaaaaagtaatagataGATTTGCTAAGACGAGAGGTGGTAAGCATCGGCTAGAATTTGCTTTGGATTAA
- the LOC124371827 gene encoding uncharacterized protein LOC124371827 — protein MAKIVLYCKYCALFSVSGKAGHNKAMRLGKLVSEPLTNFKKLVGKDGHLDCHESLKYHKEAVEAGKEFMLIYHKPELQVASRINQQRVDEIKSNRERLEPIIRACMFLGRQGLAFRGHRDDGELYPEKDELFRKNVNSAVCNQGNFREVLRLMTQSGDERLKRHLMTSSARATYVGKNTQNGLINCIGDAILESILQKVRSEEYFAIMFDETTDISHKSQLSLVIRYVTSAGQVHESFVGFIDTFDDILETEKKQNEAEQDDEQEEERREPATETKLTGEAIGLIVIRMLQKLRLNLDKCIGIATDNCSVMVSELKGAVQEIQKYARNALRTPCFSHKLNLSLSKSNQVISIRNAIGTMKSCVTFFDDSPKRNTVLKTKLGHQLSGLCETRWIERHDGVSTVHSGFA, from the coding sequence ATGGCAAAAATTGTACTGTACTGCAAGTACTGCGCCTTGTTTTCAGTGAGCGGTAAAGCAGGTCATAATAAGGCTATGAGGTTGGGCAAACTTGTGAGTGAACCACTTACTAATTTCAAGAAACTGGTGGGTAAGGATGGTCACTTAGATTGCCATGAAAGCTTGAAATACCACAAAGAAGCTGTTGAGGCTGGCAAAGAATTCATGCTAATTTACCATAAGCCGGAACTTCAAGTTGCAAGCCGAATAAATCAGCAACGCGTCGATGAAATCAAAAGCAATAGAGAGCGGCTGGAACCAATCATCAGGGCTTGCATGTTTCTTGGGCGGCAGGGTTTAGCTTTTCGAGGTCATAGAGATGACGGTGAACTGTACCCTGAAAAAGATGAACTATTTCGAAAAAATGTCAACAGTGCTGTATGCAATCAGGGAAACTTTAGAGAAGTACTTAGGTTAATGACGCAATCAGGTGATGAGAGACTCAAGCGACATCTGATGACTTCATCTGCCCGGGCAACGTACGTGGGGAAGAATACTCAAAATGGCCTTATTAATTGCATTGGTGATGCAATTCttgaaagtattttacaaaaagtacgTAGCGAGgagtattttgcaataatgtTCGATGAAACAACGGACATATCACACAAATCTCAATTGAGTCTAGTCATCAGATACGTTACAAGTGCAGGGCAGGTCCACGAAAGCTTCGTAGGATTCATTGACACATTTGACGACATTTTAGAAACAGAGAAAAAACAGAATGAAGCAGAACAGGATGATGAACAGGAAGAAGAACGAAGAGAACCTGCAACTGAAACAAAGTTAACAGGGGAAGCAATAGGGCTTATCGTTATACGCATGCTGCAGAAGCTACGACTGAACCTTGACAAATGCATTGGAATTGCAACAGATAACTGCTCTGTAATGGTTTCAGAGTTGAAGGGTGCGGTGCAAGAGATACAGAAGTATGCGAGAAACGCCCTTCGCACTCCCTGCTTCAGTCACAAATTAAACTTGTCCCTTTCGAAGTCAAATCAAGTTATCAGCATTAGAAATGCCATCGGAACGATGAAGAGCTGTGTGACTTTTTTTGATGACTCTCCTAAGAGAAATACGGTTTTGAAAACTAAGCTGGGTCATCAACTGTCAGGTCTTTGCGAGACAAGGTGGATTGAGCGCCATGATGGTGTTTCTACAGTACACAGTGGATTTGCCTAA